In Rhodococcus qingshengii JCM 15477, the sequence GCGCAACTTTTTGCCGATCGCTCGTACGAGGATGTGTGGATCGAAGAGGTCGCCGAGATTGCGGGCGTCTCGCGCGGGTTGATGTACCACTATTTTCCGACCAAGCGAGACTTCTTCGCCGCAATCGTCGAGCGCGAATCGCAGCACCTGCTCGAGGTGACCGCACCCGATGCGACGCTACCGGTGCGCGAACAGGTGGCAGCCGGGTTGGACGCCTACTTCGCGTACGTGAAGTCGCACAGCAGGGGAGTGCGCGCCATCAACGTCGGGACGCTCTCGGCCGAGGCCGGTATCCGGGCGATTGTCGAGCGCGAACTCGAACAGCAGCAGATTCGAATCCTCGATGCACTGGGATTCGAGGGCGAAAGAAGACAGCTCGCTGCCGTTGCAGTTCGGGGATGGATCGCGTTCGTCCGAGCTGTCTGCCTCGACTGGCTCGATCAACCTTCCATACCGCAGGAAGAGTTGAGAGTGATCTGTCTGCGGACCCTCTCCGGAGCGTTGGGCATCGACCTCGAAACGTGAAAAGCCGACCGCGCGGGAGCGGCCGGCATTTCCACGGACAAGGCTGATCAGTCGAGCGTCGAATAGAGATCGTCCCAGCCCTTGGCGACGTACATGTTGGTGTAGATGGACCCGTAGTACGTACTTCCTTGCAGAGCGGTGACGTTCCCGGCCTGCACAGCCGGAAGTCGTTGCCACAACTTGTTGTCCGAGAGTTGATCGAAGGTGGTGTCACTGCTGTCGGTGACAGAAACCATGAACGCGTCGCAGTCTTGCAGACGATCCATCTCTTCGATGCTCAGTCGTCCCTGATTGTCGAAACCGGTTGTGCTCAATGTTCTTCCGCCGATATCGGCGAGCGTCATGTCGGTGGGTTGACGATTCTTCTTACCCGTTTCCTCCGACACGGGCAGGCTGTCGATGTAGATCGTGGCCTTGTCCGGACTGTAGGACAAGCTTGCGACGGTTTTGCCCGCGATCGCCGAAGCGTGTCGAGTGCGAATGTCGGTGATCAGAGCGTCGTAATCGGTGATCAGGCGATCCATGGTGGGTGTTCGGCCCAGCCAATCGGAGAGCCGGGTCAGGTTCTCCCGCCACGTCTGCTTCGATTCGGTCGTCAGGACAGGAGCGATGGCTTGGAGCTTTGCAGCGGGCCAGTACTCGTTGTCGGCGTTGACGCAGATGATGAGATCGGGTGCGAGTCCGAGGATCTGCTCCAGATTGGGCTTGTCGCTGAGGTATTCGGCCGAGCCGTCGACGGGAACCCACTTGGTGACGGGCGAGATGTTGTATCCGAACACCGGTAGTTCCAGGGCAATGGCGAGCTCGAGGTCGGTTCGGGCGTCGACGGCCAAGACCCGCTTCGGGTTGGTAGGTATGTCGTAGGTCCCCAACGGCGTGGTGACGGTGCGCATTTGAGCGTCATCATCGGTACCTGAACCGTCGCTGGAACTGCAGGACGACAGAATAGTTGCGACTGCTGCCATCCCGGCTCCGATGCCGAATTGGCGACGGGTAAGTGCGTCGACTAGCTCTTGCCAGACGCGTTCGTCCGGCACGGTAGGTGTGTTGGTCAGCATTTTTTCGATACCCTTCGGTCTGAGTCCGTATCGATCGTAGGGTTGGCGATACCAGATCACCTATATCGAAAACCGCCTGATATTAGTCGATTTCGGCCATGGTCCGTGACTTTCGGGTGATGGCGGCGCCGAAGGCTGCAGCGAGCGGGAACATCAGAACGCCGTACACCGCGGCCGGTACTGCCAATTGCACGTTGTCGAGGAGACTGACGGCGATGGTGATCGCCAACGTGCTGTTGTGGATGCCGATTTCCATGGAACTGGCGATGGCCTGACGATCCTCGATGCCGAATATCCGGGGAACGACGTAACCGATCGAGAGGCTCAGTAGGCAGAACAAGGCAGCGACGACGCCGATGTCGACGAGATAGTCCGCGATGTTCTCGCGCTCGGAAACAACCGTTCCGACGATCACCAGTGCCAGAACCACCGCGGATCCGATGCGGACGGGCTTGTCCATGCGCTCGGCAAAGGCGCTCGAGCGCAATCGAACCCACATTCCGAGGGCGACAGGAATCAGTACGACGGCAAAGACCTGAAGTACCTTCGTGAACTGCAGTCCGAGGGTGCCGTCCGCGTCCTCGGGTTCGAAGTACCCCAACGCGAAGTTGGTGATGAGCGGAAGGGTGACCACCGCTATCACCGAATTGACCGCAGTGAGTGTCACATTGAGAGCGACATCGCCGCGGAACAGATGACTGAACAGATTTGCCGTGGTGCCGCCCGGTGATGCGGCGAGGAGCATCATACCGACGGCGAGCAGCGGGTCGAGGTCGAACAACGTGACCAGACCGAAGGCCGCGGCCGGGAGCAACAACAACTGACAGATCAGGGCAATCGAGACGGCTTTCGGCGCTTTTGCCACGCGGGCAAAATCTCCGACCGTCAAGGAAAGCCCGAGGCCGAACATGATGATGGCGAGTGCGGCGGGTAGGCCGACGGAGGTGAGTGCAGAGTCCATGAGTTAGTGGCTACTTCCAGTCACTGGGGGAATTTCACTGAAACTACCGTGATGCCCGGATCTGCGTGGCAGTTTGGATACATTGATGTATCGAACCGTGACGGCGTCGGTGAGCAGGGTTATCGTCGAATTATGTGCCGAAACATCACTGAACTTCGTGGACTCGAGCCCGCTGCTACGCCGGAGGAGATTGAGGCGGCCTCTCGCCAATACGTACGTAAGGTGAGCGGAATAGCCAAGGTGTCCGACGCGAACCGAGACGCCTTCGAACAGGCGGTGCGTGAGGTGACCGAAACGACGACGCGCCTGCTCAGTGCGTTGCCGCCTCGCAGACAGCCACCTCAGACCGTCCCTCCGTTGCGTCGCCCGGAAGTACAGGCCCGGATCGCTGCTCGTTCGTCCTGACCCGAGTGGATCTCACAGATATCGACGTATGGGACGTCGAAGCCTTGGATCAACTGTCTGCTGGGTTGGAAGGCGTTCTGGTCGCTCACCGCGTTCGCGACATCCGTCGACGGCTGGATACGCTGCGCAAAGAGGCCGTCGCCGACGACTTGCATATTCGTCAGGATGGAACCGTCTCTGCCGTTGCGCCCATCGCCGACGGTCACCCGCTCCACGTGCACGCCCAGTTGCTCGAGGTCGCAGTTCGAGAACTGATCGGTGAGGCACTGCTGGTCAGCGCGGATCTTCATCATGCGTTGTCTCTGCGGTCTCAGGTCGGCACCGACCTCCGTGACAAAGCTGTGCGTGTGGGGGAGGAGTGGCGAGCGTTCAGCCCTGATCGGCAGCGTCAGATGTTGCGTCATGCACCAGGCCTGATCGCCAACCTCGACGGCATTCCTGCTGCGATTCGCAGCCCGGCCAACCTCGATCGAATTCAATCGGAACGAGCACGGCTGCAAGATGATTCAGTCCGAATATCGCAAGAACTTCACCGCGAGTTCTTCGGCGGCAGACTGAGTAACACCGGGGCGGGCCAGTGGTACGCCGAACGCAAACTCGAGGATCTGGACGCGCTCGACGAGTTGTTTCGCGCCGAACCTGATCGACGGTTACTGCTCATGGACATGCGCTCGGGCGAACGAGGCTTCGCTGCAATTGCGATCGGGGATCCGGACACAGCGGATCACGTCTCCGTGACGATTCCCGGACTGAACACCAACGTCAAGGACTCGATGCGCGGAATGGTCGGAGAGGCAACGCGATTACGAGCCGAGGCGATGCGGCAACTCGAACTGGCCGGCCGAAAGGAAAGCGTGGCCACCATCGCCTGGATCGGATACGACGCGCCACAGGTGATCGGGCCGGGAAAGTTCGACATCGGTCGGGCCAGCTTCGACGTCAGTCGATCGTCCAAAGCAGGCATAGCCGCCGACGCATTGGGTAGCTTCTTTCACGGTCTTCGTGCCGCGTCGGTCAACGACGGAGTCCATATCACCGCGTTGGGCCACTCCTACGGATCCCTCGCGACTTCTCTTGCGCTGCAACGCGGGGCAAGCGCAGCGGTCGACGACGTGGTGTTCTACGGTTCACCCGGGGTGCGAGCCAAGGTGGAGTCGGACCTCGGTATCGCCGACCGGCACGTCTACGTCATGAAAGCGGAAGGCGACAGTATCGCGGGGTTCGGCCGTTTCGGTGGCGATCCGACGCGCACCGAGTTCCATCGGTTGTCCACGGCCGAGGGGATCACCCCGGATGGAGTGAAACACGAGCGGGCGTTCGGGCATGCGGAGTACGCGAGGACCGGAGACAACGGAGAACTGCGGATGTCGGGATACAACCTCGCGGTTGTGGTTGCCGGACTGCCGGAGTTGGCCGTTATGGCCTGACCTGCTGGCTTACAGTGGCACTCATGCGTCTGAGGCATTCGGCCAGGGGGTTGGTCGTTGACGACCAGTCCCGTCTTCTGCTTTACCGATTCATCGCGCCCGGGGGAGGGCTGACGGTCTGGTGTCCTCCGGGCGGAGGCTTGGAAGGAGACGAAACCCCGTCCGAGGCGCTCGCGCGCGAATTGGACGAGGAGATCGGCTTGCGCGACTACGGCGCAGCCACCCATGTGTGGCATGAGGAGATCCGTGACCCGGCGATATTGCCGGGTTGGGGCGGTGCGATCAACGACTACTTCCTCGTGCCGGTGGCGACCGCATTCGAGCCCTGTGGGTCGTTGGGGCGCGAAGCGCTGGCCGCCGAGCTGGTCGAGCACTTCGAGTGGTGGAGTGTTGACCGCCTCTTGTCACACAGTGGTCGAGAAGTGTTCGGGCCACGCGATTTACCCGACCGGTTTGCACGCCTGGTCAAGGATGGGCCATCGAGTGCGCCGGATCGATTTGTTCGGTCGCCGTGAGGGATGCGAGGTAGCGATTGAAAACGAACATTTCGGCATCGAAACACGGCTACGCTGGGGTTATGGAGCACTACGTGCGTAAGGACCCCATCCCGTACGCTTCTACGGCTGCGCCGGTCAGTTCTCACAACCGGTTGGCAAGGACGGCCCAAAAATTGTGGATGGCTCTTCGAGGGATGATGGGGGATCGGAAGGCGAGTCGATATACCTCGCTCGCTCCGCGGCATCCCGACGGATCACGCACCGCTGTAACATCTTTCAACAGTAGTGGTGGTGGGAAATAGGTATCGGTATACAACACTGCCCGGTGTTCGTCGAATTCTCGACGAACACCGGGCAGTGACGCACTACTCGAACTGGGGTCAGCGGAGGTACTGTCCGCACACCGGCCACGCGCCGGCGCCCTGACCGGCAAGGACGTTTTCAGCAACGCGGACCTGTTCTGCCTGGCTGGCGTTGGCGGCGCTGCCCGCTCCGCCGTAGGCCTCCCACGTGCTCTGGCTGAACTGGAGTCCGCCGTAGTAGCCGTTTCCGGTGTTCGCGGCCCAGTTGCCCGAAGATTCGCATTCTGCGACACCCGACCAGTCGTGGGTGGCTGCGGATGCGGTGCCTGCGCTCAATCCGAGGGCTCCGGCTGCGAGGGCTCCGGCTGCGGCGACAGAGGCAAGTGCACGGGTAACGGTGGTCTTGGTCATTTTTGGTAAATCCTCTCGAGTCCCGCCGACGGAGGACGGTGACCGTCTCAGCTCCGCTCCCACCACTAGGAATGTTGTCGAGTCCGAACCGCGGGGTGGGACGGGCGGTGGCGATTCGGTAATGCCCGGTTGATCGGGCTGTCACCAACCATAAGAGATGATTACGGATTGGTCACGGGTCGGCGTGTCGACACATGTTTGTGCAACAGAAATGCATCAAAGAGTGTTTTCCCAGGTCGCATGGCGATATGCCACCTCTCCCGGCGTTACATAAACGAGATGAAATGTGATGCAAGTCACCTGAAACGTGCCTCGGCGGCGTCGATATGCGGCGAATGTGACACTCGATCAGCCCGGTTTGTCGGCTTTTCGACCCGGTTTTCAGTCGTGCTGGAACCCATGTCCAGCCGTGATCTGTTGTCGACCGACCGGCCCGATTTACCTGTAGGGCAGCAGAATTGACAACGAATAACGCGCCGCTGGCTCGACGAGATTCTTGCTCGCCTTGATCCGGCGGCGAATGTCGCGCATCTGAATGGTGTTGCCGGCCTGACGAACGGAGCGTGGGATGAACCTGTTGACGAACGACACGAAAATGAAGAGGTGTTCGAACCGGCGGCGGTCGTCTTCGGTCCACTCGAGATCGAGTTGGTCGCGGTAGATCGGTGGAAGGAATCCGACCGTCAGGAACCGCAACAAGTTTCGGAACACCAGGCGTATCGGCCACGCGATCATCTGTAGGTTGACCAAGTCGATCAGGTACTGCTTGGTGCGTTCGTCGATGACGACGCGTTCGCAACCGAGGTTCCAGTAGCGCTCGAAGTCGGCACGTGTGGCCGGCCACATCTCTTCGGTGACCTGCAGCGTCGTTCCCAAAGTTGACGCGGACTTGTAGAACGACTCCGCCTGTTCTTCGGACATCTTGCCGTGCAGCAACTGATGACTGTCTTCGAAACCGATGAACAGGCATGCAGCAACCCATAATTGGAGTTCGCGATTGAAGGCGTTGTACTTGACCGGGCTGTTTGAATCCGACTTCACATGTCGGTGCACCGAGTTCACGGCCTCGCGGTAAGCCTTTCGCTCTTCCTCGTCACCCAGGATCGCGACCGTCAGGTACTGCGTCGTGGTTCGTGCACGCTTCCACGGATGCGCTGTCAGAGCACCCGATTCGACCTTGCTCTCCATGACGCCGTACGCCACCTCGGGCCAACCGAGTTGCAGGATGACGTTGGCAGCGGCTCCGGCGAACGACCAGAAATCGAGCGCGTCGGTGATGTGTGCGGGCTTACGTGCCCACCGTCTACGCTCGGCCGTGATGGTGATGCGTGTCTGATCGGTGCGAAGCGACGACTCGGACTTTTCCGAATCCAGGTAGTGAGTGGGCATGGATCTTCCTCCGCGTGTGGTGAGTTACTTGGTCTCGACGTTGCTCACGAGCCACCGGTCGTCCGAGCGGACCAGGGACACGACCATGCGGTACTTCTGTGTGTTTCCCTCTGGCGCTGCGACATTCTTGGCTTGTTGGTCGACGAACACGAGCAACTTGGCCGACGAATTGTCCAGCGATTCGATACCGACGTCTGTCGCCGTCGCGCTCGCCTGGCCTTGGCCCCCGGCAACGACTTCGCGAAGTGAATCGACCATCGTTCGGTAGGTGCCGGCAAACTCGTCGGTCGACATCGAGGCAATGCTGTCTTTGTTGGCATCGAGGTTCTGATAGTCGAAGGAGGACATGATGGTCGAGTAATCCCGCGCGGTGTCCAAAGCCTCCTGCCGCAGCGTGTCTTCCTGATTCGCCGAGTACATCTGGAATCCGAGCACCGCCAATGCTGCGACCAGCGCTACCGCCATTAGTGAGATCAGTGCGTTGCGTGGCTCCTTCAGGCGGTGAAGTAGCGACGGAGAAGTCGGGTGTTCGGCCACCTCGGCTTCTGTCTCGTCGAGTAGTGCGTTGTCACCGTGTGCCATTTCCCAGTCCTTCCAACATCAATCTCCAGTAGTTCAGGGCGTCGACTCCGGTCGGGACGAGAATCGGATCTGCGACGACGGGCGGTCCGATCGGAGTGCCCGGGACGATCGAGTTCTGCAAACCGAGGTCGTTCGGACGCGGAGCATTCTGTGCTCCGCGTTGGACGAGGTCGTCGGCGGGGGGACAGTACATCGCCAGACTCGGACTGGTGGGAGACAGATCGCCGACCTCACGCCGAGGGGTGTCGTAGTTGCAGACCGGCCCCTGGGTCGCAACCAAGGCAAAGTCGGCGCGATCGCCTTTGACGATGGATGCCAGTTTGGCGAGACCTTCAGGAATCGTGACAAGTCCGGTTTCCAGGGCCTCTGTGCGGTCGGAGATGATCGGTGCGACAGTGACGAGATTGGCCAGGACCGCTCCGAAAGTGTTGTGGTACTTGTCGAACAACTGTTGAGCGCTGTTCAGGGCGGCGGGCGAATGATCGGTGAGGTAGATCAGCACCGGCGCGTTGGATTCGAGTTGTTCGGTGAAGTTCTTGGCAGCTGCCATTCCCCGGACGAACGAATCCGATTGTGTCGCCATGGAGTCCACCAACGTGGAGGTTCGCGACAGCAGCGCAGCGAGTTCGGCCGACTGGTCGTTCAACTGCGCCGACATGGTCCCACCGTTGTCGATCATCGTCGCCAAGCTCGGGCCGAGCCCGTTGAACGAATTCCCCAGCTCGGTCCCGATGTCGCTGATCGCTTGTGGATCAATCCCTTCCAAGACACCGGACGCCTGAAGCATCAACTGGCTCATCTGGACCGGTTGCTGATCCGCGGGCATGGCGATCTCGTCGCCGTCCCTTAGATACGGGCCGTGGTCTGTGTTGGGGTAGATGTCGACATTCTGAATTCCGGCTGCGGTCCCCATCGTCACCTTGGCGACGCTGTCGGTAGGTATCTCGGTGTTGTCGTTGAGTGAGAGTTCCACCCGAGCCGTGCGGGTGCCTGCGTCGAGTTCGACTTCACTCACTTTCCCCACCTGTACGCCGCGATACGTGACGACCGTGCCCTTGGTCAGTCCGAAGGCGTCGGACATGTTGGCGTGCAGCCGGATTTGACCCCCGAAACCCTGAGGGCCGACCACGTAGACGATCCCGAAAGGGATGACCACAGCAGCGATCAGAGCGAACAGGACAAGTTGAACAAGCGCAAGGCGACTCAACGCGGACCTCCCTGAAGTAGATCGGTGAGAGTTCCCGCTGGTGCGATCGATTGACCGGCCATACCGCCGCTCCAGAGCTTGTCGATCGTTCCCGGAATATCCAGGGCGCCGTCGAAAACGAGGTAGTCACCCTGCACTGCACCGGTGAAGTTTTCGAGCAACCCGTTCATGTTCGTCAGCGTCTGGCCGATCTCCGAGTTGAACGAATCCAGAGTCCCGACAACGGTCGACGCATCGTGCAGCATCGCGTCGAGGCCGTTGGGAGACGAGTCGAGAATGGTGTTTGCGTTGGTGGCGAGCTGAACGGTCGAGTTCAACAGGCTCGCAATCTGATCCTTCTGTCCCACGAGAATCGACACCACCTGTGGAACGGAATCGAGGTAGTTGTCGACAACTACGCGTTGGCCGGCCAGTTGGGAGGAGACCCGGGCAGCGAGGTCGACGGCCTCGTCGAACTCGCTGCGGTGACTGCTTGCCTCTGCCATGAGCGAGGTGAGGGTCTCGGTCAGAGAACGAACTTCACCGGAGCGCCCGGAAAACGCGGTGTTCAGCTCGCGCACCACGGTATCGAGTTGGTCGATGCCGCTTCCGGTCAGAACCGTGCCGAGGGTGGCAAGCGCACTTTCGACCTGCGGACCGATCTCGGTGCGAGACTCCGGAATTGTGTCTCCGTCGCTGAGCGTGGAGCCGGACGGAACTTCCGGCACCAAGAGTCTGATGAACGGATTGCCAAGTGCGGACGGGAGTTCGACGGAAGCTTCGACGTTGTCGGGCAATGGCGTCGCGGCGTCCAGACTCAGAGTCACATCGGCTCCGACGACATCGGCTGACAGCGCGGATACTCGACCGATGACTTTCTGGCCGCTGCGGACGTCTGCTCCCAACACCAGGCCGTCGGCGCCGGCCAGCTGCAGCGCCACGTTGTACGCGTCACCGTCGGCCGAACGACCCAGGGGTAGGTCTTGAATGCCTGCGCTACAGCCGCCGAAGGCGAACACGGCCGCAGAACCCACACCGATGATCACGATACCGGCGATTATTCGAATCGATTGCCGCGTCAATTGCCACCTCCGGGGACGGCTCCGCCGGAAATCGCGGAGGCGATGCCGAGCGGATCAGAAGTGCTGAGGGGGAAGGAAATCGGATTCGTGAACCCGGCTCCGGTGCAGATCGGCAACTTGTAGGTGTCGCACAGCGGTTTCGCCACCGCGAACTGAGTCAATGCAGTCGAGACGTTGAGCCGAATGCGCCCGCGCTGATCAGGACCGATTGTCTGGGAGAGGTTCTGCATCATCAACGGCACCAGGTCCATGAACTCGGCGAGGCCGGGTTCTTTGGCAGCCAGAGTGTCACCGAGAACTCGCACGTTGTCGGCTATGGCACCGACATCATCGCCGTGAGTTGTCATGAAACTGTTCAACTGGTCGAAGACCACCTGCAGATCCTGCAGAGGCTGTGAGATGTCCATGTTCTGGCTCGCCCATTGATCACCCAGGACGCCGAGGTCGCCGACAAGTTCGTCGAGGCTGACCTGCCGTGCGTCCAGAGCATTCATCAAAGTGTTGAGATTGTCGACAAGGGCACCGATGTCTTCCGACCGAGCGCCGACAACTCCGGTTGCCGTGCTGAGGTTGCGAATTGCGGTGTTGAATTGATCGCCCTGGCCCTGCCACCCGGCGGCGCCGCGGCTCACGAGATCGCCGAGATTGCCCCCATCCCCGGCAAATGCGTCGGCCAAAGTGCTGACGCTTCCCATCAAGCCGTCGAAATCTATGGGGGAGTGGGCACGTTCGATCGGAATCTGGTCGCCGTCTTTCAGTGTCTCTCCGCCGGTGTACGCCGGGCCGAGTTCGATGTGTCGATCGCTGATCACCGATGGATTGAGGACATAGGCCGAGGCGTCGGCGGGCAGGTCCACGGAGTCGGGCATCGACATCGCTACTCGAACAGAAGTTCCGCGAGGTTCCACCGACGTGACCGTCCCGACGCCGACTCCGAGGACGGTGACCTTGCTTCCCTCGTAGATTCCGCCGACGTAGCTGAAATCGGCGTAGACGGTCTTGGACTGATCTGTTCGTCCGAATATGTACCAACCGGGCAGGGCGATCGCCAAGGTCACTACCAGCATGGCCGTGACGGCTTTTCGTGTATTCACTTGCAGCCCTCCATGATGCCGAGCGCGCAGAGCAGATTGTCCGGGATCACGGCCGCCGGCGCGTTGACGTCGGTCCAATTGCCGGTGCCGGTTGAATCGGTGACCGAACGCAGCGCGGAAGGAAGACGAGTCAACAGCAGGTCGATCTGATCTGCGTTGTTCTTCAGCGTGGTGGTGACCGCGACGAGGTTGTCGGTCATGGCTCCGAACTCGTCCTGACGATCGACGAAAGTGGTGGAGAGCTTCGAGATGATGATTGTCAGGTTGTCGACCAGCTGAGTCAGTGCGTCCTTGCGCATCGCAAGAGTTCGAACGATCGTCTGAGCATTGGCCGCAGTACCGACGATCGAATCGGTTTGTGCCGCAGCCATGTCCGACAGCTCACGAGACATGATGAGAATCTGGTCGATCTGTTCACTGTTCTGCGCGAAAGCCGCCGAGGCGCCGCTGATTCCGGCCAGAGCCCGGCCCACCTGATCGGAATCAGTGGGAATCACCTGCGAAAGGGTGTTCATCATGGACTCCATCGCCTGTAGGTCGACGCCTGTTGCCGCAGTGGTGGCATCACTGCTGACGTCGTCGAGGCTGTACGGCACGGTTGTGCGGGAGAGCGGGATGACCCGCGCCTCGGAGTCGTCGACCACTCCGGCCGGCACGATCTCCAGGTAGCGCTTGCCGAGGACCGTCTTGAGCCTGACCGTCGCCGTGCTCTGGTTTCCCAAAGGCTGGTCCTTGTCCAAGCGGAAGTTGACGACGACGTGGTCGCCGGCAAGGTCGATCGAATCCACTCGGCCCGCGGGAACCCCGGCCACGTAAACCGGATCGGTGTCGGAAAGCCCGCTGGCATTGGCTAACTCGGCTGTGTATGCCGACGTGCGTACGTTGTACCAGAGCTTCGGAATGCCCAAGGCGGCGCCGAGTCCCACCACCAGAACGAAGATTCCGAGACTGCCTAGGGCGAGAGCGGTGCCGCTACCGCTGCGACGGCGATCCCCTTTGAACAGGAAGAGCATGATGCCGACGAACACGTCGATCAGCTTGACCAGGAACATCATGAGCACACCGGCGAGTGTGTCGGACCGAAGATGTTGGCTTCCATGTCGCCTGCCTTCAGAGTGAAATTGCACAGATACAGGCTGATGAAACTTCCGTAACTTCCGATCCGGTTGGCGGCGTCGGCGAACTGGGGAAGGTTGACGAGAAGTCTGTTGAACTCGTCGGTGCTCGCAATCCAACTCCCGGTGACACTTTCGAGTTGTTGCACGGTCTGACCGAATGCACCGTTCGACCCTGCCATGATCTGAGCCAAGGACGAGACAGTGCGGTTTCCCTGATCCAAGAGCGAGACCAGTTGATCGTTCTGCCCGACGACGGAAATACTCAGATCGTTCAAACCGTCCAACAGACCGACCAATTCGGGTTGACGCTCGTCGACGGAGGTGAGAAGAGTGTTCATGTTCGTGAGTAGTTGCGCGAAGACGTCCTGACGGTCGACCAGGCCGGAACTCATGGTCGCGATCTGGTCGAGCAGGGTGGTCATTGCCTGGCCCTGGCCGTTGAAGGTTTCGACAAAACTTCGCGTGAGCGTGTTGACCTGCTCGGGCTGCAGCGCGGCGAACAACGGTTTGAACCCGTTCATCAGGGCCGTCAAGTTGATCGGCGGTGTTGTCTGCGCCAGCGGTATCGTGTCACCTGGTTCGAGCTGTCGTGCGGATACCGTTGTTGCGCTGTCGTCCTGCGTCAGTGCCAGATATCGAGCACCGAGCATGTCGCCGTAGCGCACGGCGGCACGGACATCCGACTCGAGGGAATATCGCGACTCGATTTCGACGTCGACGATCGCCTTGCTCGTCCCGCCTCCGTTGTCGGCGAACGCAACCGAGTCCACGCGGCCGATACGCACACCCGACATGGTGACCGGGTTGCCCGGGTTGAGTCCTTCGACGTCGGTGAACTCGAACGAGTACGAATCGGTGCTTCCGCGAACCGGGACCGACAACGTGTTCGCCACGAACGACGCGCAGGCGACGCCGGTGAGACAGAAGAGTGACAACCGAATTACCTGGCCAGGACGGACCTTCACGGGACGGTCACCTCGTTACCTCTGACCATCGGCCCCAACATCAGTGTTGTTGCCGGGTTGGGGGTATCCGAGGGTTCCGGCGATCCGCCCAGTAGTTGATCTTCGAGGTACCGCAGGGGGGCCGCTTCGGCTACGCCGCCCACGACCGGGGCACTGACGGGTTGTTCAGGCGTCAGGTTGGAGCCCGAACACTGTGCTCCGCGCGAGTCACCGTACTGCGGGCAATCATCACCCGTGTATGGGAGCGGTTCGGCGAACGTGGCAACTGCTGTGATGTCGAACTTTCCGGTGGCGAAGACTCGAGCGCCCGCGGCGCCGAACGTACTGGCATTGGCGAGGGTGGAACGCAGTCCTCCGGGATTGGCCGCGGTGGTTGCGAGTATCTTTCCGGCGGAATCGATCACAGTG encodes:
- a CDS encoding TetR/AcrR family transcriptional regulator, whose product is MVAPRKRLDREQRRTQLLDIGAQLFADRSYEDVWIEEVAEIAGVSRGLMYHYFPTKRDFFAAIVERESQHLLEVTAPDATLPVREQVAAGLDAYFAYVKSHSRGVRAINVGTLSAEAGIRAIVERELEQQQIRILDALGFEGERRQLAAVAVRGWIAFVRAVCLDWLDQPSIPQEELRVICLRTLSGALGIDLET
- a CDS encoding ABC transporter substrate-binding protein translates to MLTNTPTVPDERVWQELVDALTRRQFGIGAGMAAVATILSSCSSSDGSGTDDDAQMRTVTTPLGTYDIPTNPKRVLAVDARTDLELAIALELPVFGYNISPVTKWVPVDGSAEYLSDKPNLEQILGLAPDLIICVNADNEYWPAAKLQAIAPVLTTESKQTWRENLTRLSDWLGRTPTMDRLITDYDALITDIRTRHASAIAGKTVASLSYSPDKATIYIDSLPVSEETGKKNRQPTDMTLADIGGRTLSTTGFDNQGRLSIEEMDRLQDCDAFMVSVTDSSDTTFDQLSDNKLWQRLPAVQAGNVTALQGSTYYGSIYTNMYVAKGWDDLYSTLD
- a CDS encoding bile acid:sodium symporter family protein; amino-acid sequence: MDSALTSVGLPAALAIIMFGLGLSLTVGDFARVAKAPKAVSIALICQLLLLPAAAFGLVTLFDLDPLLAVGMMLLAASPGGTTANLFSHLFRGDVALNVTLTAVNSVIAVVTLPLITNFALGYFEPEDADGTLGLQFTKVLQVFAVVLIPVALGMWVRLRSSAFAERMDKPVRIGSAVVLALVIVGTVVSERENIADYLVDIGVVAALFCLLSLSIGYVVPRIFGIEDRQAIASSMEIGIHNSTLAITIAVSLLDNVQLAVPAAVYGVLMFPLAAAFGAAITRKSRTMAEID
- a CDS encoding DUF2277 domain-containing protein, with the translated sequence MCRNITELRGLEPAATPEEIEAASRQYVRKVSGIAKVSDANRDAFEQAVREVTETTTRLLSALPPRRQPPQTVPPLRRPEVQARIAARSS
- a CDS encoding alpha/beta hydrolase; amino-acid sequence: MDLTDIDVWDVEALDQLSAGLEGVLVAHRVRDIRRRLDTLRKEAVADDLHIRQDGTVSAVAPIADGHPLHVHAQLLEVAVRELIGEALLVSADLHHALSLRSQVGTDLRDKAVRVGEEWRAFSPDRQRQMLRHAPGLIANLDGIPAAIRSPANLDRIQSERARLQDDSVRISQELHREFFGGRLSNTGAGQWYAERKLEDLDALDELFRAEPDRRLLLMDMRSGERGFAAIAIGDPDTADHVSVTIPGLNTNVKDSMRGMVGEATRLRAEAMRQLELAGRKESVATIAWIGYDAPQVIGPGKFDIGRASFDVSRSSKAGIAADALGSFFHGLRAASVNDGVHITALGHSYGSLATSLALQRGASAAVDDVVFYGSPGVRAKVESDLGIADRHVYVMKAEGDSIAGFGRFGGDPTRTEFHRLSTAEGITPDGVKHERAFGHAEYARTGDNGELRMSGYNLAVVVAGLPELAVMA
- a CDS encoding NUDIX domain-containing protein, which translates into the protein MRLRHSARGLVVDDQSRLLLYRFIAPGGGLTVWCPPGGGLEGDETPSEALARELDEEIGLRDYGAATHVWHEEIRDPAILPGWGGAINDYFLVPVATAFEPCGSLGREALAAELVEHFEWWSVDRLLSHSGREVFGPRDLPDRFARLVKDGPSSAPDRFVRSP
- a CDS encoding oxygenase MpaB family protein — encoded protein: MPTHYLDSEKSESSLRTDQTRITITAERRRWARKPAHITDALDFWSFAGAAANVILQLGWPEVAYGVMESKVESGALTAHPWKRARTTTQYLTVAILGDEEERKAYREAVNSVHRHVKSDSNSPVKYNAFNRELQLWVAACLFIGFEDSHQLLHGKMSEEQAESFYKSASTLGTTLQVTEEMWPATRADFERYWNLGCERVVIDERTKQYLIDLVNLQMIAWPIRLVFRNLLRFLTVGFLPPIYRDQLDLEWTEDDRRRFEHLFIFVSFVNRFIPRSVRQAGNTIQMRDIRRRIKASKNLVEPAARYSLSILLPYR